The window GACACAAGAGTGAGGGCTCTGTCCTCACTACTCTCACCTCCACACCAGAGGCTCAGGCTCTGCAAACCCAGAGACACAAGACCCCTGTGGCCTAAAGCagtcctccttccctcccacctcccgcTTCACCGCTCCCAGAATGGCCTGGTTTTCCGTAAGAGTTCGTTCTCTGCAGACCAGCAGAGAGGCCCCAAGGCCTGAAGCACTAGAAGACCCCCCACTTCACCTTAGAGATCGCTTCCAGGTTACTCAATCCCATTCAGAGGAGGAAACGGAAAACAAGGCGACTGGCCCAGGTCCACTCCATCAGGCAAGGAGAGGCAGAGTGGGGTCGTAGGCGCCCCAGTGCCCGCCTGTCTCCCCCGGTCTTGCCTAAGTCACCTGCTTCTCTCCGCAGCCGCCCTCCCCCGCATAAGCCTCCAGGCCGCGTCTTTCACCTCCGCATTCCTGAAGGAGTAGATGACCAGGTTTAGGAGAGGCGTGAGCATCTTGTAAAGCACGGCCACCATCTTGTCCGCAGGGAGGGTGATGCAGGGCCGCAGGTAGACAAAGGCGCAGGGGATGAAGAAGAGGCCGACCACCGCCAGGTGGGACACGCAGGTGGAGAGGGCCTTGCGCTGCCCCAGGGTGGGGCGGCTCCGCAGCGAGTGCAGGATGACCGCGTAGGACGCCAGCAGCACCGCCAAGCTCAACACCGAGATGGAGCTGCCGTTGACGATGATCAGCAGGCTGATGAGGAAGGTGTCCGAGCAGGCCATCTTCAGCACTGGGTGGACGTCGCAGAAGTAGTGGTCAATGACGTTGGGGCCACAGAAGGGCAGTTGGAAAATGAGGAAGGTTTGTCCCAGAGAATGCAGCAAGACCCCACCCCATGCCGCCGCCACCAGGAGGCCACAGGCTCGCGGGTACATGATGGTCCTATAGTGCAATGGCCTGCAGATGGCCACGTACCGGTCGTAGGCCATGACCGTCAGAAGGAAGATCTCAGTGCCGctgaagaaatggaggaaaaagaTCTGCGTCACGCAGCCCTGGAGCGAAATCACCTTACTCCTGGTCAAAGTGTCTAAGATGAGCTTGGGGGCTGTGACAGAACAGTAGCAGATCTCTACTAAGGACAAGTAgatgaggaagaaatacatgggcgAGGAGAGCCCTTTGCTGGCCAGGATCGTCACCAAGATGAGGACATTGCCCAGCACGACGGCCGTGTACATGAGAAGGAATATGGCAGAAATGACCTTCTGCACCTGCTGGTTCTAGGAAAATCCCAGGAAAAGGATTTCAGTCACGTTTCTTGTATCTGCCATCTTTTAAAATGCAGGAGCTAACAACCTGGAATCACAGCCAGCGAAACTGTCCTCAGTCATTAAAGACATCCTTCTCAGACCTGGACATCTGTGCCATTCTGCTCCCTCTTGGGTTCCCTTTCTGCTTCGGGTTTCCCAAAACATGGACTCCAGGAGACTAAATGGATAAAACAACAATCATCTGCAGTTTGACACTATTCTGAGAATAAGACTTGACTTTGTAGTGAAGCTACcttcaagtgttttctctgatccAAGCACAGGCATTAATTGATTTCAACCTCAAACAAAAATCAGAGGACATTTTCTAGATAAAGGAAGAGAATCAGAGAGTTTcagtcacttgcccaaggtcatatagCTCATATTCGAACTGCAgtgtacatttttcaaaatttagatgCTTGCACTATGTCTCCTACTGTGGAGAATGACTTATAGGCTGGGTTttgtctcagtggtagaacacttgcccagcacctgtgaagcactaggtttgaccctcagcaccacatgaaaataaataaataaagatataaaaaatattttttaaaaagaatgacttatATCAGTGACATACTAGCAGTATCAGATCAATTCTGTCTTATACCAGAACATGGAACCAATATTTTACAGCCAGTGATAGAATTTCTCAGCAGCAATTATTCTCCAACCTGTGAAACTAACCAGACTCCAGAGCTCATACATGTTCAAACCAAATTATAAATGATGCATATAATTGACTCTGAATTTATTCTGCCCTATTACTCTGTTCAGGTCACATGTGATAGGGACTCACTCAGGTGTTCTTGCTGCAGGAGGTGGTCTGATACCCACCATTGCTTGTGCAAACTGAGAGTGTGCCAGGGTTCTGATTCAGGCATCTTACAACCAGCCCTTAGAAAAGCTGTCTGtactaagggctggggagatagctcagttggtatagtgcttgcttggcaagcacaaggccctgggttcaatccccagcaccacaaaaaaaaaaaaaaaaaaaaaaaaacaagaaaaagaatagcTGTCTGTACTAAAACATGGGATGGAACGTGCCAAGTGACATACTATTCCAGgcacaaaaagaaaaccacagcatGAGTTCATTGATAAGAAGTAACCACAGAAGTCAAGTGCATGGCGACAGAAAGTACAGTAAGTAGAATTGTGCTTGCCAGGAGGAGAGAATGGGGAGGTGATGTTTGATGTTAAACTTTCACCTTGGGGCAGTGCAGGGCTTGTGGATGGATGATGATttcacagtgtgtgtgtatgagagtgtATGTACACAATACTGTATATACATACcatatataatactatatatagGCAATGCTAACAATGATACtacatgtataaaatattgtatgctttttgtttgttttttttgtttgtatgttttgtttttttcagtgctggtaaTGGAACCTAGGCTGGTAATAGAATTCAAGCATGCCCAGATACACACCCAGCTGCTGAATGTACTTTAGTACCACTGAGCTTCACACTTTTAAATGGTTAAATGGtcaattttgttatttgtatttggCCACAACTTAAGTAATTCATTGAAACATCTCTGACATGTTACTACCTCACATCCTTTCCCCTCTCTATCCCCACCTCCAGGGGGAGTCGCTGATGCTTGGAGATTTTGTCATAACTCCATAATTGTAGTTTCTTTCTTATGCCTGTTAGGGAGCCCAGCTAGGCTCAGAGGTTGCAGAATAATTGGGGTTGAGAAATTCTGGGATTCAATGTACAAAATTCATTCCACACTATGTTGTAAGGCAGGATGCTCTTTTTATATAACCACTTTAAGATGCTTTGAAGAAGTTAAGAGATGTGGTAGAAGcattcacattttgaaaatacAGACCGTATTTCAAAAGATTTGTGTGACCTTAAACAAGTAAAAAACCTACCCAGTCTCcatttcctaatctgtaaaaagGGATAGCATGGCCCTCTCATTATTGCCCCCTTTCCATGCACCCAACTGCCCTGTTCCTCTGTGCTCCCATCTGAAGTACTAGTGTTTCACACACAGGATGTTTACGCAGAAGGAAGGAACAGGTTTCATTCTGATGGGAAAAATGACTCTACGTGAATATTGTCTGTGAACTTTAAGCTTCAAAACAAATTATCTCTGTTTCTATAATTGCCTCTGACTTCGATGGCAATGAGACTGGTCCTCTGAGAGGGTGTTAAAGGAACACTTCAGTCTtcgattttaaaaatttgttgtgtaTTTTCATTCATGACAGTAAAAGGCTAATAGAGCAAGAGGTATATACAAGGTAATTATCAAATtgtcttaaaaagttaaaaattaagttgatttggaatttaaaaaaacaaggaaactaaaaataattgaTGCTCTAAATAGAAATTTAAAGCATTTGAGAGATCATTTCATGAAGGGATCACCAGACCTGTCATATTTTGCCCGTGgagtttcaaataattttagtGCTGACTTTTTAATTGACAGACCAAAGCAAAAGATTCACCAAAATAAGAATGTGGCTTTATGAGACAGCTAGTTAATTCATAAGGTTTCCATATTTTTCCAGGTATGGCAgttaaaaaacctaaaataaggATGAACATAGAAACTTAAGATGCGCTGACCTCATTACACAACCTCCTTGAAAAGTTTCTGAAACTTTCAAATGAATCTAGTCCCTACCTTGTGGCTTTCCATTTGACGTTTCCTACCATAGAACTCTGTGTCTGCAGAGGTTCTGAAGGATAAGACAGGTCCAGCTGGCCTTTTCCAGCATGCCCTTTCCCCCACTTTTTCTCAAGATATCATATCACAGAGAATCAGATACAGGGGCCTCTCCTTCTTAGCTTCTTCTACTaagtaaatataaacattaattcTGGAGAGAAAATCATGGACTCTTACCTTATAGAAGAAGAATCTGGAGCCCAGAATTCAGTCACTGATCAGTAGAGCGCTGGGAAGAAACTCAGTTTTCAGGGTTCCTGTTCAACATCTGCTTCACTTCTCATCTTATTCACTGACTCTGCTCCCTGGTGCTAATGCAAAACTGTGCCCAGAAGGGAGGGATACTATGAAGAGATAAGAGAACCACATACATAGACAAGGCAAAGCCAGGAGAAAGCTCAAAATGACAATAAAGTTGACAATAccagtaagaaaataataatatgaccCAGCTTCTGTTGCTCACTTGCGTCAGGTGTAATTTCTACCCGGGCAGCCTGTGCAGACCTTAGAAACCCAGAAGAGGAAAGCATGTTTCTGAGGTCAGCCAAACTGGAATGCTAAGGAAAAAACATCTTTGCAAGATTTTCCTTTGGGACTTGGGTGCTTACCTCTAAGCATCATGTCACCAAGTGTTAATTATTGTCTACATGTTTCACATATGTCTGTCAGGTCTCTCCAGGAAACTCTTGAGGGTTGTTGAAGTGTGCATGGCACAGATCTGGGAACACAGATGTTGATGTGTGTTTTCTTGTGACACCTCATTGCTCCATCTGCTACTACCGCTACTTCAAGTTCAAAATAACTCTGAAGGTGTCCTGTAATCAGTGTGGACATAAAAGTGCATGAAAGAAGGTTATGTAGTCTCAAAAAATCAActctctttttgaaaatattccgAAGCATGTCCCAGGAGGATTGGAGAATGATCTTACCTTGAATACGTTTTGTTACCTTGATTCTTAAACTGATTTTTCAGAACCCTGTGGTCAGAAAATTGATTCACTTGCACCAACTCACCCTAAGAAAACAGGATTTCATTTAATTCACAAAGTTCCaagaaaaaggaatcaaagaaatacaaagagtGTGCTATGCTAGTGTTTAATGGTCTAAAACTTGGAAAACTTGGCTCAAGATTGCTCCTCTGCAAATTTTGGGCTTCTGTGTGGGCTACATTCCATTCAGGCTCAAGTGGGGCTAATACCTTCATTTCTCCCAGAGAAGGTCAGATGTAAGGATTCTTAGGCAAGTCCCTTGAATTTCTCTAAAGAATATTCCTGAAAATTTTGGTATTCAGCATTTGACTTAGAAAACTAGCTCTGCAAATTATTCTGTGCTGACCATGTTACCAGTAGCTCTGGTGGGAATGACTGTAAAGTCCATTCTAAGCCCAGGTAAGTGTCTTGTCCTGTCATTTAATCAAACAGGGGAGAATTTAGCAAAATGACACTAAAATTCTGTCCATCAGATGACAGTGAGTAAATCTTAAACAAGGCTGCCCAGGAATGGAAGTATGTGAAGTAAGATTAACACCCACAAAAAGGGCCAGTGTGCATAAAAGACACCACCTGAGGGTCTACTCATTCATGAAGGGACCCATGGATTCACCAAGGGACCCATGGTTGGACTCAAAATCTGCTCCACCCATAAAACGTGCTCACACATGCTGATCCTCCCTGCTAGACTCACCAGGTGCCATCAGGGCTGCCACCAAGTGCAACTCCAGCACTTACCGACTTTCTTACATGGAGGGTTCCAAGGGAATAGAATACGGTCAGCTTGTTCTAAGAACCACGTAAAGAAGAGTTGAGGGAAATGTTTGCTGGACTAAGAGGCCTAGAACATTTAAGGCGTGTGGTAAGGAAAATTGAGATCAGAGAATTTAACTCCCTGCAGTTTTCTAGGTTCCTCCATCTGGGGAGTTTCTGTGAAGAGCAAAAGTCAATTTCCCAGTTGCTTCATTCAGAGGTTAAGGAATCTGTCTCTCTAATTAACCCAATTATAAAGCTGAGACTTCTGCTTGCCCTAGTTACTGGCCCCCTCCTCTTCTCAAGTAAGTGGCAGAAGAGAATCCAACATCGCATCACCCATAGGTCCCTGTCACAGACATCCTCAAGGGGCTCTTGGTGGCTTCTCTGCCCTCCCGCCTATTTGGACCAGTAATGTCAGTGAGTTCCAGTAAGATTCTAACTGTGGTTAGTCCACAGTTACTTTGGACATGTCTGAATGTAAGAATCCCACACATGCAATGACCTTCTAGTCCATCTTGTCTACCTCGTGTACTTTAAAGACCAAAGAGGAACACTGACACGTATGCTGCTAGCTGGCTAAACTGGTCCCCTCCTAATTCCTATCATCATGGTCTTCCGATTACTCATCTTAAAATTATAAGCATTTTGCCACAAGTTCTCAGCACATGGTTTTCTTGTGCAGGGGTTTCCAAAAGATTAGAGTTCCCTAACTGCTAGCCATCATTTCCCAAGTAACAAAAAAGATTATTCCATCTTTTGACTATTACAACCTGTTCTGCATAGCCCTGCTGTTTCTCTAAAGTTTTGTGTCTTTGGTTAAGTAAAGGAGGAAATAATGAACAGGTGTAGCATCTTGCTCCCATTCATACCCCACCAGAAATATTATAGAACTCAATTCTGCTTTTAAAGTCCCATCCtcactatttaaaaaatctgttaaatcctcctatatattatattcacaacttctaatttattaatttcaaactAAATAGCCTTGGCTTCTATCACAGTCACATCCTTTCCCACACTCTCACTAAAGCACCtctagaagagaaaaagatgttGGAAAATTCACACTATCAAAACAAatggggctgggcacagtggcatgtacctgtaatcccagtggcttgggaggctgaggcaagaggatggagagttcaaagccagtctcaacaaaattgaggtgctaagcaactctgtgagaccctgtttctaaataaaatagaaaataagactggggatgtgactcagtggttgtgtgtcactgaattcaattcctggcaTGACCCCACCAAAATAACctgacaaaaacaaatgaaaaggacttttaaaagttaataaagaCTGGTGAGATGGAATGAAGAATCAGAACCAATGGTCCATGCATACATTTAATGAGATCTTTCATTCTGCCTCttaacacacacagacacacacagacacacagacacacacacacacacacacacacacacacactattgaaTACTTAATAGAGATCAATTACTCTGCTAAACATTTTGcatgaaattttatgtaatcTTCAAAGGACTCCCTGAAATGATTTTAGTATTGCCCCAttatatagatgaagaaactgaagtataAATTTAGAATGAATTTTTGAAGGTCACATACACCAAGTGACAAAAGTTATAATTTAGAAGTAGGGAGTCTGATTCCAGAGCCTATGTTCTAAACCTCAAAGGATGGGTGACAAGTCCTTACTTATTTTTGAACAGCCAGTGGTTCTGCAAACAGAATGAAACAAGGttcaaatttttgttcttttgcatgtggatatcctgTTTTCTGAAcagcatttattgaagagattatgCTTTTCCATTCTGTTCTCTTGACAACTTGTTAAAGTAAGTTAAGTTCACCAAATATGCATGGATTTGCTTCTGTGATCTCAATTATGTTCCATCAGTCTTTATGTCAATTTATCCCAATATCACGTTTTGGTTACTATAGCTTTGCAATATGTTTTCAATTCAGAACATGTGAAGTAGCCAGCTCTGATATATGCACATTAATGCAGTTTCATTTCTGGAAATGTATCCCACAGATTCCCTGCATATGTTTAAATTAGGATTATTTGCTTATAAGGCTAtttgaaaataatccaaatgtccatttAGATTAAGTACATAATGGTACATCCATTCGATGAATACCAGGAAATTAAAAGACAGGAATGGGGAAGTTTTCCttgtattaaaatacaaaaacctCCAGTATGCACAAAACAATAAAGCAAGTTTTACACCCATTCATagtatgttattttaaaaggtgAGGGTAAATGAGAActacatattatatatgaatctgctttaaaaactctgaaataatatGGGAAACTCAgtaaagaaaagtaggaaaaggaAGAATAGGAGAACAAATAGAAAGCAACTTTTTACTTGTGtacctttccattttatttttaaactttctgagtatttttcctctaattaaattaaaactttaagtatttttaaataaaagtatgaaTTTAACAAATGGCATagataatataaatgtaaaataatggaaTAATTCAATACAAAAAAGTGAtcaattttactttataaaaacaaagtttatatACACTGAAAACTTGGTAAATAAGATTCAAAACCAATTAAACATGAGAATATCCATCTTcacaaaaatatcaaagaaatgctAATCACACATTATGATTtctctcatttgaaaaatattttaatcttttactgtAATTTCCcttacaaaaaaattgaaaaccagtaATAATACCTATTTTACCTTAATccaaatttcccaaatattagtatttttccatatcttaattatcattcatttcttttttaaattttttatttgttctaattagttgtacacaagagtagaatgcatttatacattttgatatatcatacataaatggagtaaaatctctcattttactgattatacatattataggatcacatcagtaaaaattaaatgatatacaAAGAGATGGATAGAATTTTTCTCATAAAAGGGAAATAAGTAGGTCAGAGAACACAAATTTTTAACCATCATTAGTCTATCAGTCTAATGTACAGCAATGGGAACTATATCTAACAATGTTGTATATTAAAAAGTGGCTTAAAGAGTAGACTTCAGATACACttatcccaaaggaaaaaaacaaaaacaaaaaaaactgctAACTATGGAAAGAGATGGATATATTAATTGACTTCACTATACATGAAACATTTCACTATATATGTCTAAACAGCTTATATTCAGCATGTATTCTTCTTAAACATATgcaataataacaatattttcttaaaattttaaaaattgctaacatGATATCCTTTTATTTCTAGGTAATAGACAAACAATTTCAAAAGTCAAAGACATTTCCCGATGAAAACAAGGAATGATTTCCAAATTCAGCAAACATGTGCAGTTATATTATCTCATCTATAGTATTTCCCACTAATGTCCTCTATGGGATCCACACCAGGATCCCATGTTGCATTCAATTGTCATGAGTATTAATCTCCCAccattcttccttctttgtcttcACACCTTTGAAAAGTGAAAGGCagtatttttcagaatattcttCAATTCAGGTTTCCTTAATGCTTTTTTCCTTATTGCACTTAGGAATACCACAGTAATGATGCTGTGTGCCTCACCAGTACACTGGATCAGGAGGCACGTGGCATCAATTTGTGTCAGTCCTGCAGACATTAACCCTGGGAAGTGATGAGAATCGACTATTACATTATATTTTCCCATGTTTAATTAATTACTATCTTGGTGAGAGATACTTTGGGCTTATGTACAACATGATTTCTCAATAAGCAAATAATGAATGGCAGAGCTGCATTCTGTTAACAAAACTTTCAGAACATACATGATTCACTTTAACACTCTGCACCAAAGCTCTTTATGATCTATAACACAGTAAATTTACTATAGGAAGCAAGTCTAAAAGATAATCAAGAATATTTACCACAGTGTCATGGaatgtagttaaaaaaaatagacgCATTCTTAATTGGCTAGTTATGTTTTCGTACATCCATAAGGAAATATTTTGCACACAATTAATGTGAAAGTTTAAAAGTTGGACAAGAGATAAAACACCACTAACATATCCAGATAACTTTCCTTCTACCTTTTAAGCCCCATCAGTTTGGACTCAGCATCATTCCAAACCCAAGTTGCAGTACCAAGGCTCAGCCTCCATTTCTCATCCGGTTTCACTGTCCTGATCCACAGTCTCTTCACGGCCTTCTTCACTTCAGCATTTCTCAGGGAGTAGATGACAGGGTTGAGGAGTGGGGTTATCACTGTGTAGAAAACGGCTACCATCTTGTCTATAGGAAGAGTACTAGAAGGCCTCAGGTAGATGAAGACACAAGGTACAAAGAACAGCATAACCACAGTGATgtgggacccacaggtggagagggCTTTGCGTCTAACCTCAGAGCTCTGAGTTCTCAGATGAAACAGGATGACTGCATAGGATGTCAAGAGGACCACAAAGCAGATAACAGACAAGGTCCCCCCATTGGCAACAATCAGCAGACCAATAAGAAAAGTGTCTGAGCAGGCCAATTGGAGCAAGGGAAGGACATCACAGAAATAGTGGTCAATCACATTAGGGCCACAGAAGGGCAGTTGGAAGATGAGAAGGATCTGGGCCAAGGAATGCACAAAGCCTCCCACCCATGCCATTCCCACCAGGACCATACACACCTGCTGGTTCATGATGGTGGTGTAGTTgaggggcttgcagatggccacatagtggtcataggccatcaccgtGAGCATGAACATTTCGATGCcaccaaagaaatgaataaagaaaagctgTGTCATGCAGCCCCACCAAGATATGGTTTTCCTTTCAGCCAGTAGATCTGAGATGAGCTTAGGGGCTGTAGTAGAGGAGTAGCAGATCTGCACGAAGGACAGGTGGctcaggaagaagtacatgggggatCCCAGACTTCTGCTGGTCATGACAATGAGCACAATGAGGAAGTTCCCCAGCACGATCGCCATGTACAAGAGCAGAAAAATCATGAAGCAAACTCTCTGCACCTCCTGACTGGGAGACAGTCCCAGGAAGATGAATTGGGTCACGTTGTATGTATTAGCCATGAGGTCACCACCAAGAGGCAGCTATTTGGGTGGTGACCTGAAAT of the Sciurus carolinensis chromosome 11, mSciCar1.2, whole genome shotgun sequence genome contains:
- the LOC124959318 gene encoding olfactory receptor 4X2-like, producing the protein MANTYNVTQFIFLGLSPSQEVQRVCFMIFLLLYMAIVLGNFLIVLIVMTSRSLGSPMYFFLSHLSFVQICYSSTTAPKLISDLLAERKTISWWGCMTQLFFIHFFGGIEMFMLTVMAYDHYVAICKPLNYTTIMNQQVCMVLVGMAWVGGFVHSLAQILLIFQLPFCGPNVIDHYFCDVLPLLQLACSDTFLIGLLIVANGGTLSVICFVVLLTSYAVILFHLRTQSSEVRRKALSTCGSHITVVMLFFVPCVFIYLRPSSTLPIDKMVAVFYTVITPLLNPVIYSLRNAEVKKAVKRLWIRTVKPDEKWRLSLGTATWVWNDAESKLMGLKR
- the LOC124959316 gene encoding LOW QUALITY PROTEIN: olfactory receptor 4X1-like (The sequence of the model RefSeq protein was modified relative to this genomic sequence to represent the inferred CDS: substituted 1 base at 1 genomic stop codon), translating into MADTRNVTEILFLGFSXNQQVQKVISAIFLLMYTAVVLGNVLILVTILASKGLSSPMYFFLIYLSLVEICYCSVTAPKLILDTLTRSKVISLQGCVTQIFFLHFFSGTEIFLLTVMAYDRYVAICRPLHYRTIMYPRACGLLVAAAWGGVLLHSLGQTFLIFQLPFCGPNVIDHYFCDVHPVLKMACSDTFLISLLIIVNGSSISVLSLAVLLASYAVILHSLRSRPTLGQRKALSTCVSHLAVVGLFFIPCAFVYLRPCITLPADKMVAVLYKMLTPLLNLVIYSFRNAEVKDAAWRLMRGRAAAERSR